The following DNA comes from Spirosoma linguale DSM 74.
AACCTTGGCGCATTGGACGCTAATCTGATTACCAACAACAGTCGGCAGGTGTTCAGCAAAACGCCGGGGGTGATGGTCTGGGAAAGCGAAGGCTCCGGGATGCAGGTCGGCGTAGCGGTTCGGGGGCTTAGTCCGAATCGTTCCTGGGAGTTCAACGTCCGACAGAACGGAGTGGATATTAGTTCCGACCCGTTTGGCTACCCGGAAGCGTATTACAACCCGCCTATGCAGGCCGTTGACCGCATCGAACTTATTCGGGGGGGCGCGTCACTGCAATATGGCCCCCAATTTGGCGGACTACTCAACTATGTGCTCAAGAAACCAGCGACCGATAAACCAATTGCCGTTGAATCGCAGCAGTCGGTAGGCAGCTACGGACTATTTTCTACCTATAACTCGGTGGGGGGGTCGGCTGGTCGGTGGCAGTATTTTGGCTATGTCGATTACCGCCGGGCCGATGGCTGGCGCGACAATAGCCGCTACAGCATTTTCAACGGCTTTGCCTCGGTTAGCTATTTGGTGTCGAACCGGCTCAAAATTGGCGCGGAAGTGTCACGGGCGTATAGCGTCAATCAGCAACCGGGTGGCCTGACCGACGCTCAGTTCGCGCAGAATGCCCGGCAAAGTGCGCGGACACGCAACTGGTTCAACGTACCCTGGACGGTTCCGTCTGTCACCGTCGATTATGCCCTGAGCGACCGTACCCGGCTGAATCTGAAGGTACACGGGTTGTTCAGCGAGCGCAACCAGATTGGCTTTGTCAGTGCCATTACCAACGCCGACGTACCCAATGCGGGCGGTCAATTAGCGAACCGGACAATCGACCGCGACACCTACCGCAACTGGGGCAGCGAACTACGGCTTATCAGCCAGTACAACGCCCTGGGCCGTCAGCATACCTTATCGGCCGGGGTTAAGTACTTCAACGGCTTCACTGACCGGCGGCAGCAGGGCAAGGGGGATACTGGTTCAGACTTTAACCTCACGCTACAGGATGCGGCTTACCCCCGCGCCCTTGCGCTACGCACCACCAACGTAGCTGCTTTTGCGGAAAACCTGTTCCGACTAAGTCCGCGCTGGACCCTTACGCCCGGCGTGCGCATCGAAATGCTTGATAATAGTGTAGCGGGCCGGTACAGTTTTGCGGCCAACGGTATCGAAAATCAGGTTGACCAGAGCCGCAGCCGGGCATTTGCACTGTTCGGCGTAGGCACCGAATACAAACTGGCTACGTTCGCCACGTTCTACGGGAATTATTCACAGGCGTACCGGCCCGTTACCTTCGGCGACCTGACACCAGCCGCCCTGACCGACTTTGTAATTGACCCGAACCTACAGGATGCGCGCGGTTATACCATCGACGCGGGCTTTCGGGGAGCCTACCGGAAGTTTCTGAATTTTGACCTGGGGGCTTACTACCTCAGCTACGACAACCGAATCGGAACCCTGACCCGGCTGGATGCGAGTAACCGCCCGTATCAATACCGGACTAATCTGGGCCGCAGCGTGAGCAAAGGCGTAGAGGCTTACGTCGAGATTGACCCGGTGGTAGCACTGGCCGGTCGCTCAAAGGTGGGGTACGTTAGTCTATTTGCTTCGCTGGGGTTTACCGATGCCCGTTACCTGAACCTGCCCACCGCTACGGTAGCGAATGGTCAGCTTGTGGAAGGAAACTTACAGGACAAACAGGTCGAGAATGCCCCACGCTTCATTGGTCGCTTCGGCCTGAACTACACCTACCGCACGTTCACGCTAACGGCCTTGCTAAACCGGGTGGGCAGTGCCTACAGCGATGCCAACAACACCGAAACGGCTACGGCCAATGCCCAGACGGGACCAATTCCCGCCTACCAGGTAATGGACCTGTCGGCATCGCTTCGGCTGGCAGGCCGGTATTCGTTTAAAGCCGGGATCAACAACCTGACCGACGAACGTTATTTCACCCGCCGGGCCGGGGGCTATCCGGGGCCGGGCATTTTACCCGCCGATGCCCGTAATTTTTACGTGACGGTGGGCGTGAAATTATAGAAGTGGTACTTTAGTGCTGAACGGGGGATGAACGGATTGTTTTGTTCCCCGTTTAGCTGTTTTTGCCGTATTATTCAAAAACGTTTCGTCGTGCCTGCGTCCTCCCCACTGCTATTTCTGAGCGATGGCTTTGCGTTTTACCGGGGAAACTTATCCTCCGTCAGTCAGCATCAGCACCACGCCGTCGAATTGGTTATCAGCGAAGGTCCCTGTGAGTTCTGGAATGGCCCGGAGCGGCTGCACCGGGGGCGGGTTGCGCTGTTGGGAGCCGATGTTCCGCACCGATTCGTTGGCAATGGCTGGCAATGCTTTGTCTATGTAGAGCCGGAGAGCCGCTTAGGGTGGCACCTTGCCCAATACCTGAACGGGCAACCCGTAGTGAGCCTGCTGGATCAACTTGTCGTTGACTTATCCGTTGCCGAAGCCACGACAACCGATGAACTGGCCCTACTTTTTAATCAATTGATGCCAAAGCTGATACCGGATGCGGCACCAGCCCTGGCCGTTAGCGTCGATGAGCGAATTGACTCGGTGCTGGACTACGTAAAAACTCACATTGATGATCCGTTGCCACTTGGGCAACTGACGGAAGTGGCGTGTTTGTCGGAAGGACGATTGATGCACTTGTTCAAAGAACAGGTGGGTATCCCCATTCGTAAGTATGTTCTCTGGAATCGACTACAAGTCAGCGTACAGCACGTGTTGCAGGGACAAAATTTAACGCAGGCTGCCCACAGCGGGGGCTTTGCCGATTCAGCCCACTTTAGTCGCACCTTTTCCGAGATGTTCGGCATCCGCCCCTCCGATGTACTGCTAAAATAGCCGGTTTGTTCAAGTCTGCCCGTGGCGGAATGGTGAGCTTTGTAGCGGTCATTTATCAAATACAAGCATGAACAAACGCATCACGCTACTCCGCTACCTACTCTATCCGGTTATCTGGGCAGGCTCCTTCCTGCTTATTGTCGCGCTGCTGGTGGCTGGCATCAATACCTATCTGGCTACGCTCCCTGTTATTGCCGGGGCCGCCATTGTGGTGTTACTGCTGGAACGGGCATTGCCCTACGAAACCGAGTGGTTACGCACCAAACATGGCGATTTGAACCTCGATACAGTTCACTTCGTGGTCAACTACGGCATAAAAGTGGTGGCCCAGTTGATGATTCTCTGGCTGGGGCAGTCGCTAATTTTGTGGGCCATTTTTCCAACCTACTGGCCGTTGTGGGTGCAGGTGCTGCTGGCTCTGGCCCTCATCGACTTCTTTCTGTTTGCCGTTCACGCGCTCAGTCACCGTTACGAGTGGCTGTGGAAGCTGCACGCCA
Coding sequences within:
- a CDS encoding TonB-dependent receptor (PFAM: TonB-dependent receptor; TonB-dependent receptor plug~KEGG: mpt:Mpe_A1512 TonB-dependent receptor), producing the protein MQVLLRLIPLLLICLSSFVGRAADYKPSGTLQGYVLDRNKQPAEGITVSLIGTVRQVSTGPDGSYLFKNLSPGRYVLIVTGVGLQTQEQSAEVTSGQATSLNITISESVQELQEVKVVASTGLHEREVLPEVGQNAIYAGKKTEVVNLGALDANLITNNSRQVFSKTPGVMVWESEGSGMQVGVAVRGLSPNRSWEFNVRQNGVDISSDPFGYPEAYYNPPMQAVDRIELIRGGASLQYGPQFGGLLNYVLKKPATDKPIAVESQQSVGSYGLFSTYNSVGGSAGRWQYFGYVDYRRADGWRDNSRYSIFNGFASVSYLVSNRLKIGAEVSRAYSVNQQPGGLTDAQFAQNARQSARTRNWFNVPWTVPSVTVDYALSDRTRLNLKVHGLFSERNQIGFVSAITNADVPNAGGQLANRTIDRDTYRNWGSELRLISQYNALGRQHTLSAGVKYFNGFTDRRQQGKGDTGSDFNLTLQDAAYPRALALRTTNVAAFAENLFRLSPRWTLTPGVRIEMLDNSVAGRYSFAANGIENQVDQSRSRAFALFGVGTEYKLATFATFYGNYSQAYRPVTFGDLTPAALTDFVIDPNLQDARGYTIDAGFRGAYRKFLNFDLGAYYLSYDNRIGTLTRLDASNRPYQYRTNLGRSVSKGVEAYVEIDPVVALAGRSKVGYVSLFASLGFTDARYLNLPTATVANGQLVEGNLQDKQVENAPRFIGRFGLNYTYRTFTLTALLNRVGSAYSDANNTETATANAQTGPIPAYQVMDLSASLRLAGRYSFKAGINNLTDERYFTRRAGGYPGPGILPADARNFYVTVGVKL
- a CDS encoding transcriptional regulator, AraC family (PFAM: helix-turn-helix- domain containing protein AraC type~SMART: Helix-turn-helix, AraC domain~KEGG: pla:Plav_0665 helix-turn-helix domain- containing protein); this translates as MNGLFCSPFSCFCRIIQKRFVVPASSPLLFLSDGFAFYRGNLSSVSQHQHHAVELVISEGPCEFWNGPERLHRGRVALLGADVPHRFVGNGWQCFVYVEPESRLGWHLAQYLNGQPVVSLLDQLVVDLSVAEATTTDELALLFNQLMPKLIPDAAPALAVSVDERIDSVLDYVKTHIDDPLPLGQLTEVACLSEGRLMHLFKEQVGIPIRKYVLWNRLQVSVQHVLQGQNLTQAAHSGGFADSAHFSRTFSEMFGIRPSDVLLK